One genomic window of Actinoplanes lobatus includes the following:
- a CDS encoding BTAD domain-containing putative transcriptional regulator — protein MRVSVLGQLTVTSGTGEPLPAGELPRRARQVLAVLAARHDRIQSKDALADSVWGDDLPGNHVSALEHYVSVIRRRLQPDGSSANWFIVTRSGGYLFDTGRAALDLADLRALIRRLDALPPGCPERLAVHEGILDLARQLPFPEDPYADWAEPVRAEVQVAAVNALLQHSDAALPSDAARSLRLAQEAIELNPFLESGYRAAMSAAIAMGRQDDALRIFERCRNLLDVELGVAPSAELVRLQREVLAARVAEPPPAAPPTPPAQAPPRERFLGRITELRVLLEPDPPAVVHIVGPSGSGKSAFLSELERHAPGRVGVGHGASSVGVLRHAWLLAALTDLGAAPEILSIVDASGPDQPLLRPDLERIGAALAGPDPVFIAIDDAADLDAASVAELSWLGRHCPALRIVLTYRYPSEIADRPLAGLGTPVVLRLEPLADHDLAVLGDGDLPEQTGGIPALVATAQRPPAVSHAVAMQIARQRTRWMPDPSWEILRLCAVLGPLSVGELSTLTDHPLPEVLACVDHLVHAHLLTENEDGRVRHRSSLTSAAVSGQVSAASARYLRRRLAADS, from the coding sequence ATGCGTGTCAGCGTGCTCGGGCAGCTGACCGTCACATCGGGCACCGGTGAGCCGCTGCCCGCCGGCGAGCTGCCCCGCCGTGCCCGGCAGGTGCTCGCGGTGCTGGCGGCACGGCACGACCGGATCCAGTCCAAGGACGCGCTGGCGGACTCGGTCTGGGGCGACGACCTGCCCGGGAACCACGTGTCCGCGCTGGAGCACTACGTCTCGGTGATCCGGCGGCGCCTGCAACCGGACGGCTCGTCGGCGAACTGGTTCATCGTGACCCGCAGCGGCGGCTACCTCTTCGACACCGGCCGGGCCGCGCTGGACCTGGCCGACCTGCGGGCGCTGATCCGCCGGCTGGACGCGCTGCCCCCGGGCTGCCCGGAACGACTGGCCGTCCACGAGGGCATCCTCGACCTGGCCCGGCAGCTGCCGTTCCCCGAGGACCCGTACGCCGACTGGGCCGAACCGGTCCGCGCCGAGGTCCAGGTGGCGGCCGTGAACGCGCTGCTCCAGCACTCCGACGCGGCCCTGCCCAGCGACGCCGCCCGGTCGTTGCGCCTGGCCCAGGAGGCGATCGAGCTCAACCCGTTCCTGGAGTCCGGGTACCGGGCCGCGATGAGCGCGGCGATCGCGATGGGCCGGCAGGACGACGCGCTGCGCATCTTCGAACGCTGCCGGAACCTGCTCGACGTGGAACTGGGCGTGGCGCCGTCGGCCGAGCTGGTCCGCCTGCAACGGGAGGTGCTGGCCGCCCGGGTGGCCGAGCCGCCGCCCGCCGCCCCGCCCACGCCGCCGGCGCAGGCTCCCCCGCGGGAGCGGTTCCTGGGCCGGATCACCGAACTGCGGGTGCTGCTCGAACCGGATCCGCCCGCGGTGGTGCACATCGTCGGGCCGTCCGGGTCCGGCAAGTCGGCCTTCCTCTCCGAGCTGGAGCGCCACGCGCCCGGGCGGGTCGGCGTCGGGCACGGCGCGTCGTCGGTCGGGGTGCTCCGGCACGCCTGGCTGCTGGCCGCGCTCACCGATCTGGGTGCGGCGCCGGAGATCCTGTCCATCGTCGACGCCTCCGGGCCGGACCAGCCGCTGCTGCGTCCCGACCTGGAGCGGATCGGCGCCGCGCTGGCCGGGCCGGATCCGGTCTTCATCGCCATCGACGACGCCGCCGACCTGGACGCGGCCAGCGTGGCCGAGCTGTCCTGGCTGGGCCGGCACTGTCCGGCGCTGCGGATCGTGCTGACCTACCGCTATCCGTCGGAGATCGCCGACCGGCCGCTGGCCGGCCTCGGCACTCCGGTGGTGCTGCGCCTCGAACCGCTCGCCGACCACGACCTGGCCGTTCTCGGCGACGGCGACCTGCCGGAACAGACCGGTGGCATCCCGGCGCTGGTCGCGACCGCGCAACGGCCGCCCGCGGTGTCGCACGCGGTGGCCATGCAGATCGCCCGGCAGCGCACCCGCTGGATGCCCGATCCGTCGTGGGAGATCCTGCGGCTGTGCGCGGTGCTGGGGCCGCTCAGCGTGGGCGAGCTGTCGACGCTCACCGATCACCCCCTGCCGGAGGTGCTGGCCTGCGTCGACCACCTGGTCCACGCCCACCTGCTGACCGAGAACGAGGACGGCCGCGTCCGGCACCGCAGCTCGCTGACCAGCGCGGCGGTCTCCGGCCAGGTCTCCGCGGCGTCGGCCCGCTATCTGCGCCGCCGCCTGGCCGCGGATTCCTGA
- a CDS encoding PKD domain-containing protein: protein MKKKLGRLAVTAGVTVAVIAPLAGVALAVVVEPSTPRTGRLTQAGPLAEHGFPAWYRDSEGVRLEACTTLDDPLCSTLPDEVPDPDLPISYPDNFPGEFFYQLAGAELTLANGVDATIGMDLEGAWAAEQVRDGDQMVFGRIRIRFDAAEGERYRITHPYGVDDLTATDRGIRMTEDIGTTAGAFGQALTSRIGPFLKWDPAEAPAAPAGYVGDPGVDHEVVGSPYGTNFIRIERFEPTSGGWTQVGFTDQFSVQGRYAQNGGVDIDQATYTVGADGKGVIEVYASSEPGQAVEVTGNETLGFRTTRLRGANGRYYGRFPVTGSVPAGTKIEVVNAGDRPVARKSRTLVDVVRVTEARYDADAATLTVAATSSDADATPPTFAVTGFGDVGATPFTDVVAPPATITVTSSSGGSTTVPVSGTGDAFLPELPVASAIATLGAVAGQRVVLDGSGSTGAIDTYAWTQTGGPAVALTDAATKVASFDPAQAGTYTFQLLVAGPSGAGAPITLSVTVAGAAPAVANAGADQTVIRGRTVTLDGTGSTGTSTYAWRQVSGPTVLLNGLNSAKPTFTYPTQALPAAPGPNTGYVYNNEPVVLELTVTGAAGPHSDQVTIRPQGETFTGLSVRYRTGNNEWRISGTSGIVAGQRITAVLGDVLTGRVIGTGTVDAAGAFSIRVTGPNPGNTIRTISLVSSTGGRLLATPVNVTN from the coding sequence ATGAAGAAGAAGCTGGGCCGCCTCGCGGTCACCGCGGGGGTGACCGTGGCGGTGATCGCACCGTTGGCGGGCGTCGCTCTCGCGGTCGTGGTGGAGCCGTCCACACCCCGGACCGGGCGACTGACCCAGGCCGGGCCGCTCGCCGAGCACGGTTTCCCGGCCTGGTACCGGGACAGCGAGGGCGTGCGGCTGGAGGCCTGCACGACGCTCGACGACCCGCTCTGCTCCACCCTGCCGGACGAGGTGCCGGACCCGGACCTGCCGATCTCGTACCCGGACAACTTCCCGGGCGAGTTCTTCTACCAGCTCGCCGGGGCCGAACTGACCCTCGCCAACGGGGTGGACGCCACCATCGGCATGGACCTGGAGGGCGCCTGGGCCGCCGAGCAGGTCCGCGACGGCGACCAGATGGTGTTCGGCCGGATCCGGATCCGGTTCGACGCCGCCGAGGGCGAGCGTTACCGGATCACCCACCCGTACGGCGTCGACGACCTGACCGCCACCGACCGCGGCATCCGGATGACCGAGGACATCGGCACCACGGCCGGCGCCTTCGGGCAGGCCCTGACCAGCCGGATCGGCCCGTTCCTGAAGTGGGACCCGGCGGAGGCCCCGGCGGCCCCGGCCGGTTACGTCGGCGACCCGGGGGTCGACCACGAGGTCGTCGGCAGCCCGTACGGCACGAACTTCATCCGGATCGAGCGGTTCGAACCGACCAGCGGAGGCTGGACGCAGGTCGGCTTCACCGATCAGTTCAGCGTCCAGGGCCGGTACGCCCAGAACGGTGGCGTCGACATCGACCAGGCCACCTACACCGTCGGCGCGGACGGCAAGGGCGTCATCGAGGTGTACGCCAGCAGCGAGCCCGGCCAGGCCGTCGAGGTGACCGGCAACGAGACGCTCGGCTTCCGGACCACCCGCCTGCGCGGCGCGAACGGCCGCTACTACGGCCGCTTCCCGGTGACCGGCTCGGTGCCCGCCGGCACGAAGATCGAGGTGGTCAACGCGGGCGACCGCCCGGTCGCCCGGAAGTCCCGGACCCTGGTCGACGTCGTCCGGGTCACCGAGGCCCGGTACGACGCCGACGCCGCCACCCTGACCGTCGCCGCCACCTCCAGCGACGCCGACGCGACCCCGCCGACGTTCGCCGTCACCGGGTTCGGCGACGTCGGCGCGACGCCGTTCACCGATGTCGTCGCCCCGCCCGCCACGATCACCGTCACCTCGTCGAGCGGTGGTTCGACGACCGTGCCGGTCAGCGGCACCGGCGACGCGTTCCTTCCGGAGCTCCCGGTCGCCTCGGCGATCGCCACCCTCGGCGCGGTCGCCGGGCAGCGGGTCGTCCTGGACGGCTCCGGCTCGACCGGCGCGATCGACACCTACGCCTGGACCCAGACCGGCGGCCCGGCCGTCGCCCTGACCGACGCCGCCACCAAGGTCGCGAGCTTCGACCCGGCGCAGGCCGGCACCTACACGTTCCAGCTGCTGGTGGCCGGTCCGAGCGGGGCCGGCGCGCCGATCACGCTGTCGGTGACGGTCGCCGGCGCCGCTCCGGCCGTGGCGAACGCCGGCGCCGACCAGACCGTGATCCGCGGTCGCACCGTCACTCTCGACGGCACCGGCTCGACCGGCACCTCGACGTACGCGTGGCGGCAGGTGTCCGGGCCGACGGTGCTGCTGAACGGGCTGAACAGCGCGAAGCCGACCTTCACCTACCCGACCCAGGCGCTGCCCGCCGCGCCCGGCCCCAACACGGGGTACGTCTACAACAACGAGCCGGTGGTCCTGGAGTTGACCGTCACCGGCGCGGCCGGACCGCACAGCGACCAGGTGACGATCCGTCCGCAGGGGGAGACGTTCACCGGCCTGTCGGTCCGCTACCGCACCGGCAACAACGAGTGGCGGATCTCCGGCACGAGCGGCATCGTCGCCGGGCAGCGGATCACCGCGGTGCTGGGTGACGTGCTCACCGGCCGGGTCATCGGCACCGGGACGGTGGACGCGGCCGGCGCGTTCAGCATCCGGGTGACCGGCCCGAACCCGGGCAACACCATCCGCACGATCAGCCTGGTCAGCTCCACCGGCGGCCGCCTCCTGGCCACCCCGGTGAACGTCACCAACTGA
- a CDS encoding carbohydrate ABC transporter permease, translating into MSRAPQDTPGTWKSYLGLFAILAVSAFPVYWMFVIATSNDDAVMKSPPSVIPGDQLMVNLREVFTLQDVYFTASLINSLIVALAVTASTLFFCSLAGFAFAKLRFKGNNVLMFVVILTLTVPNQLGVVALYILMGKLGWNGQLIAVIAPGLVSAFGVFYMRQFIGHAIPDELVEAARIDGALTLRIYWTVVVPAIRPALAVLGLLTFVATWNDFQWPLITLNGTDFPTSMVALSDLASGNYVVYRRVLAGAFVATVPLIVLLLIGGRQLVRGIMEGALK; encoded by the coding sequence TTGAGCCGCGCGCCCCAGGACACCCCGGGCACCTGGAAGTCCTACCTCGGGCTGTTCGCCATCCTGGCGGTCTCGGCGTTCCCGGTGTACTGGATGTTCGTCATCGCGACGAGCAACGACGACGCCGTCATGAAGTCGCCGCCGTCGGTGATCCCCGGCGACCAGCTGATGGTCAACCTGCGCGAGGTCTTCACCCTCCAGGACGTCTACTTCACCGCCTCGCTGATCAACAGCCTGATCGTGGCCCTCGCGGTGACCGCGTCGACGCTGTTCTTCTGCTCGCTGGCCGGCTTCGCCTTCGCCAAGCTGCGCTTCAAGGGCAACAACGTCCTGATGTTCGTCGTCATCCTGACGCTGACCGTGCCGAACCAGCTCGGCGTGGTCGCCCTCTACATCCTGATGGGCAAGCTGGGCTGGAACGGTCAGCTGATCGCGGTCATCGCACCCGGCCTGGTCAGCGCGTTCGGCGTCTTCTACATGCGCCAGTTCATCGGGCACGCGATCCCGGACGAACTGGTCGAGGCCGCCCGGATCGACGGCGCGCTCACCCTGCGGATCTACTGGACCGTCGTGGTCCCGGCGATCCGTCCGGCCCTCGCCGTGCTCGGCCTGCTCACCTTCGTGGCCACCTGGAACGACTTCCAGTGGCCGCTGATCACGCTGAACGGCACCGATTTCCCCACCTCGATGGTGGCCCTGTCGGACCTGGCCAGCGGCAACTACGTGGTCTACCGCCGGGTGCTGGCCGGCGCCTTCGTCGCCACGGTCCCGCTGATCGTCCTGCTGCTCATCGGCGGCCGGCAGCTGGTCCGCGGCATCATGGAGGGCGCTCTCAAGTAG
- a CDS encoding carbohydrate ABC transporter permease, with protein sequence MSLTDVRVVRTEEPKHAPPNRAKFWLYRFDTKTVPYLLIAPFFVLFAIFGLFPIIFNGVVALRHWRLDDPTLTGWAGMENFTKLASDTDFWDALVNTFGIFILSTVPQLLIALMLANLLNRKLRGATFWRIGVLLPYVTPVAASTLVFAVFFSRDYGLANWMLSLVGFGEEQPLDWRADTWSSWIAIATMVNWKWIGYNALLYLSAMQAIPKDVYEAAAVDGAGPWRQLWRITVPMIQPVVLFTVILSTIGGLQLFNEPMLFDENPALANGGYDHQWRTIAQLIYKVGWRDLNLGYAAAMSWALFLIILIVAAINALATRRLGGGK encoded by the coding sequence GTGTCCCTCACCGACGTACGCGTGGTGCGGACCGAGGAGCCGAAACACGCACCGCCGAACCGCGCGAAGTTCTGGCTCTACCGTTTCGACACCAAGACCGTGCCTTACCTGCTGATCGCGCCGTTCTTCGTGCTCTTCGCGATCTTCGGCCTGTTCCCGATCATCTTCAACGGCGTGGTGGCGCTGCGCCACTGGCGCCTGGACGACCCGACGCTCACCGGCTGGGCCGGCATGGAGAACTTCACCAAGCTGGCGAGCGACACCGATTTCTGGGACGCCCTGGTCAACACGTTCGGCATCTTCATCCTCTCCACCGTTCCGCAGTTGCTCATCGCGCTGATGCTGGCGAACCTGCTGAACCGCAAGCTGCGCGGCGCCACGTTCTGGCGGATCGGCGTCCTGTTGCCGTACGTCACCCCGGTGGCCGCGTCGACCCTGGTCTTCGCGGTCTTCTTCAGCCGTGACTACGGCCTGGCCAACTGGATGCTGTCGCTGGTCGGCTTCGGCGAGGAGCAACCGCTCGACTGGCGGGCCGACACCTGGAGCAGCTGGATCGCCATCGCCACCATGGTCAACTGGAAGTGGATCGGCTACAACGCGCTGCTCTACCTGTCCGCCATGCAGGCCATCCCGAAGGACGTCTACGAGGCGGCGGCCGTCGACGGCGCCGGCCCGTGGCGTCAGCTCTGGCGGATCACGGTGCCGATGATCCAGCCGGTCGTGCTGTTCACCGTCATCCTCTCCACCATCGGCGGGCTCCAGCTCTTCAACGAGCCGATGCTCTTCGACGAGAACCCGGCGCTGGCCAACGGCGGTTACGACCACCAGTGGCGGACCATCGCGCAGCTGATCTACAAGGTCGGCTGGCGTGACCTCAACCTCGGGTACGCGGCCGCGATGAGCTGGGCGCTGTTCCTCATCATCCTGATCGTGGCCGCGATCAACGCGCTGGCCACCCGGCGCCTGGGAGGCGGAAAGTGA
- a CDS encoding ABC transporter substrate-binding protein yields MERFGRRAARVGAAGLVAALAIAGCSGQALEGNDSSTEGGQITLKVNFWGDMGLDALKAKYEADHPNIKIALNSGEYNAQHEDLQKKLVAGSGAPDISAVDEGFIVQFRGQADQFVNLNDKGASSYESKYLDWKWKASQSADGKQIGLGTDVGGLAMCYRTDLFKAAGLPTDRESVSKLWPDWNAFIETGKTYTAKTGKKFVDSATNLFNPVLSQQPVGFYDQQETLQMEGGPKAGFDVAMKALDAGISANLASFQPNWDQGFKKDQFAVLACPAWMLGHIQDTAPDQKGKWDIAAIPGGGGNWGGSWWTIPKQGKNVDEAYKFVEWLIQPEQQIEVFKTVGNLPSQPALYKDPNVLNFKKEFFTDAPTGQIFASTAENLKPQYLGKKNGPTRVAVENVINRVGQGKLKSADAWAEAVKEAEKASKS; encoded by the coding sequence ATGGAACGTTTCGGACGTCGCGCCGCGCGCGTGGGGGCCGCCGGCCTCGTCGCCGCGCTGGCCATCGCCGGCTGCAGTGGCCAGGCGCTGGAGGGCAACGACTCCAGCACCGAAGGCGGCCAGATCACCCTGAAGGTCAACTTCTGGGGCGACATGGGCCTGGACGCCCTCAAGGCCAAGTACGAGGCCGATCACCCCAACATCAAGATCGCCCTGAACTCGGGCGAGTACAACGCTCAGCACGAGGACCTGCAGAAGAAGCTGGTCGCGGGCTCCGGCGCTCCGGACATCTCGGCCGTCGACGAGGGCTTCATCGTCCAGTTCCGTGGTCAGGCGGACCAGTTCGTCAACCTGAACGACAAGGGCGCGAGCAGCTACGAGTCGAAGTACCTGGACTGGAAGTGGAAGGCCTCGCAGTCGGCTGACGGCAAGCAGATCGGCCTCGGCACCGACGTCGGCGGCCTGGCCATGTGCTACCGCACCGACCTGTTCAAGGCGGCCGGCCTGCCCACCGATCGTGAGTCGGTCTCCAAGTTGTGGCCGGACTGGAACGCGTTCATCGAGACCGGTAAGACGTACACGGCGAAGACCGGCAAGAAGTTCGTCGACTCGGCCACCAACCTGTTCAACCCGGTCCTCTCGCAGCAGCCGGTCGGCTTCTACGACCAGCAGGAGACCCTCCAGATGGAGGGCGGCCCGAAGGCCGGCTTCGACGTCGCGATGAAGGCCCTCGACGCGGGCATCTCCGCGAACCTGGCCAGCTTCCAGCCGAACTGGGACCAGGGCTTCAAGAAGGACCAGTTCGCCGTCCTCGCCTGCCCGGCGTGGATGCTCGGCCACATCCAGGACACCGCGCCCGATCAGAAGGGCAAGTGGGACATCGCCGCGATCCCGGGCGGCGGCGGTAACTGGGGCGGCTCCTGGTGGACCATCCCGAAGCAGGGCAAGAACGTCGATGAGGCCTACAAGTTCGTCGAGTGGCTGATCCAGCCCGAGCAGCAGATCGAGGTCTTCAAGACGGTCGGCAACCTGCCCTCGCAGCCGGCCCTCTACAAGGACCCCAACGTGCTGAACTTCAAGAAGGAGTTCTTCACCGACGCGCCGACCGGCCAGATCTTCGCCTCCACCGCGGAGAACCTGAAGCCGCAGTACCTCGGTAAGAAGAACGGCCCGACCCGCGTCGCCGTGGAGAACGTGATCAACCGGGTCGGCCAGGGCAAGCTCAAGTCGGCCGATGCCTGGGCCGAGGCGGTCAAGGAAGCCGAGAAGGCATCCAAGTCCTGA
- a CDS encoding LacI family DNA-binding transcriptional regulator, translated as MKRPTIADIARRAGVSKGAVSYALNGQPGVSEATRKRILSIAQEIGFNANSAARALSGARARAVGLTLCRPARLLGIEPWFMGLISGFEAELGERSYALTLQVVATPEQEVEVYRRWWGERRIDGVIVTDIRENDIRIPVLQELQLPAIVIGGPGDTGPIAQIWSDDAGAITEAVRYLVALGHHRIARVSGPPGLLHTQNRTKAFEGVCAALGLDHSITIPADYTGEEGSRATRRLLIGGDRPTAIIYDNDVMAVAGLAVAQEMGLSVPGDLSIVAWDDSPLCSLVHPPLTALSRDISAYGAQAARELLNAIDGTKVGNVEAGRVHLTPRGSTAPPR; from the coding sequence GTGAAGCGGCCCACAATCGCCGACATCGCACGGCGGGCGGGCGTGTCCAAGGGCGCCGTGTCGTACGCGCTCAACGGCCAGCCAGGCGTCTCCGAGGCGACCCGTAAACGCATCCTGTCGATCGCCCAGGAGATCGGGTTCAACGCCAACAGCGCGGCCCGGGCCCTGTCCGGCGCCCGCGCGCGGGCCGTCGGCCTGACCCTGTGCCGGCCCGCCCGGCTGCTCGGCATAGAGCCCTGGTTCATGGGCCTGATCAGCGGTTTCGAGGCCGAGCTGGGTGAGCGGTCGTACGCGCTGACACTCCAGGTGGTGGCCACCCCCGAGCAGGAGGTCGAGGTCTACCGCCGCTGGTGGGGCGAACGCCGGATCGACGGCGTGATCGTCACCGACATCCGGGAGAACGACATCCGCATCCCGGTCCTCCAGGAACTCCAGCTCCCGGCCATCGTGATCGGCGGCCCCGGCGACACCGGGCCGATCGCCCAGATCTGGTCCGACGACGCCGGCGCCATCACCGAGGCGGTCCGCTACCTGGTCGCCCTGGGGCACCACCGGATCGCCCGGGTCAGCGGCCCGCCCGGCCTACTGCACACACAGAACCGCACCAAGGCCTTCGAGGGCGTCTGCGCCGCCCTCGGCCTGGACCACTCGATCACCATCCCGGCCGACTACACCGGCGAGGAGGGCAGCCGGGCCACCCGGCGCCTGCTGATCGGCGGGGACCGGCCCACCGCGATCATCTACGACAACGACGTGATGGCGGTCGCCGGCCTGGCCGTGGCACAGGAGATGGGCCTCTCCGTACCGGGCGACCTGTCCATCGTGGCCTGGGACGACTCGCCACTGTGCAGCCTCGTCCACCCGCCGCTCACCGCGCTCAGCCGGGACATCTCGGCGTACGGGGCACAGGCCGCCCGGGAGCTGCTCAACGCCATCGACGGCACCAAGGTGGGCAACGTGGAGGCGGGCCGGGTGCACCTCACCCCACGCGGGAGCACCGCGCCGCCGCGCTAG
- a CDS encoding putative bifunctional diguanylate cyclase/phosphodiesterase: MTAVPPGSAVAALAIAVAGLGAAAVLIRVALSIHRADGTFVACRGAGFVGMGALATGLTGLIPWWAPEHRVAGLTAGLAVAAICFVTGTSLLPGAARNWVVRLRRMFDGVGLGVSLGFAAYLIPATTRRPELVPALLIAAGGVAMVTVIVLRARPRPVPAMWCGAGSSLVLIGLGMLAYRSTGPLLGAATLLVVGGLTASAAGGSRRDLPPPPLEPRHPDQYLASYPLLAVPAAVGVVAAIWHLVTVRDFDTEAIIFGLVMVSVLVVRELLVVRDIRRYAGRLRVAEAHFRSLVAGATDLTLVLDERLTVRWQSPAAARLFGLRDEEVIGREFRELIHPDDAADADAVIGSILAGEHEGGPPVLVNARLRDGAQLWRDTESTISDQRAVPEVAALVVHVRDVGERRHLERTLSRLSYLDQLTGLANRRALMRDLLAFRRRAGQQGTLLVIDLHGLAEVNDTRGREIGDAVLVEVSRRIRGLLGGEDVAARLGGDEFAVLTGESAVPAYALAARIVTTLGEPYPLPGATVTLYTSVGLAELAGGADSDDVLRQADLARQRARQLGRDRVEWYDPDVEIQLHRRMELEQQLLGAAGRGELDLVFQPVSALRDGRPAGVEALIRWRHPQLGTIAPGELLPIAAALGITAELDEWVLDEACRRLCSWTVRDDFWLSVNVGPRELLTARFPDRVATILRRHGLLPERLVVEVAETWIAEDVPAIVAALAGLRKLGVRAALDDFGSGQTSLSHLRRLPVDMLKLSRALVDPSSEAVVGGGPAVLDVVVSLGRRLGLDVVAKGLETDEQIARAVAAGCRYGQGFALGYPGPAERVEAYLESHRG; this comes from the coding sequence ATGACCGCCGTGCCACCCGGCTCCGCTGTCGCGGCGCTGGCGATCGCCGTCGCCGGCCTCGGTGCGGCCGCCGTCCTGATCCGCGTGGCGCTGTCGATCCACCGCGCCGACGGCACCTTCGTGGCCTGCCGGGGCGCCGGTTTCGTGGGCATGGGCGCGCTGGCCACCGGGCTGACCGGGCTGATCCCGTGGTGGGCGCCGGAGCACCGGGTCGCCGGGCTGACCGCCGGGCTGGCCGTCGCCGCGATCTGCTTCGTGACCGGCACGTCGTTGCTGCCCGGCGCGGCCCGGAACTGGGTGGTCCGGCTGCGGCGGATGTTCGACGGGGTGGGGCTCGGGGTGAGCCTGGGCTTCGCGGCGTACCTGATCCCGGCCACCACCCGGCGTCCCGAGCTGGTGCCGGCGCTGCTCATCGCGGCCGGCGGCGTCGCGATGGTCACGGTGATCGTGCTGCGGGCCCGGCCCCGCCCGGTGCCGGCCATGTGGTGCGGCGCCGGATCGTCGCTGGTCCTGATCGGGCTGGGGATGCTCGCCTACCGTTCCACCGGCCCGCTGCTCGGGGCGGCCACGCTGCTGGTGGTGGGTGGGCTGACCGCGTCGGCGGCCGGCGGCTCCCGGCGGGACCTGCCGCCCCCGCCGCTGGAGCCCCGCCACCCGGACCAGTACCTGGCCAGCTATCCGCTGCTGGCGGTGCCGGCCGCGGTCGGTGTGGTCGCCGCGATCTGGCACCTGGTGACGGTCCGGGACTTCGACACCGAGGCGATCATCTTCGGTCTCGTGATGGTCAGCGTCCTGGTCGTACGGGAACTGCTCGTGGTGCGCGACATCCGCCGGTACGCGGGCCGGCTGCGGGTGGCCGAGGCGCACTTCCGTTCCCTGGTGGCCGGCGCCACCGACCTGACGCTGGTCCTGGACGAGAGATTGACCGTCCGCTGGCAGTCCCCGGCCGCGGCCCGCCTGTTCGGGCTGCGTGACGAGGAGGTGATCGGCCGGGAGTTCCGTGAGCTGATCCACCCGGACGACGCGGCGGACGCGGACGCGGTGATCGGGTCGATCCTCGCCGGTGAGCACGAGGGCGGGCCGCCGGTGCTGGTCAACGCCCGGCTGCGGGACGGCGCCCAGCTCTGGCGGGACACCGAGTCGACGATCTCCGACCAGCGGGCGGTCCCCGAGGTGGCGGCGCTCGTGGTGCACGTCCGGGACGTCGGCGAGCGCCGGCACCTGGAGCGCACCCTGAGCCGGCTCTCCTATCTGGACCAGCTGACCGGCCTGGCGAACCGCCGGGCGCTGATGCGGGACCTGCTGGCCTTCCGCCGCCGGGCCGGGCAGCAGGGCACTCTGCTGGTGATCGACCTGCACGGGCTGGCCGAGGTCAACGACACCCGGGGCCGGGAGATCGGCGACGCCGTGCTGGTCGAGGTGAGCCGCCGGATCCGGGGCCTGCTCGGTGGCGAGGACGTGGCGGCCCGGCTGGGCGGCGACGAGTTCGCGGTGCTGACCGGTGAGTCGGCGGTGCCCGCGTACGCCCTGGCCGCCCGGATCGTCACGACTCTCGGCGAGCCGTACCCGCTGCCCGGGGCGACCGTGACGCTCTACACCAGCGTGGGCCTGGCCGAGCTGGCCGGTGGCGCCGACTCGGACGACGTGCTGCGGCAGGCGGACCTGGCCCGGCAGCGGGCCCGGCAGCTGGGCCGGGACCGGGTCGAGTGGTACGACCCGGACGTGGAGATCCAGCTGCACCGCCGGATGGAGCTGGAGCAGCAGCTGCTCGGCGCGGCCGGCCGCGGGGAGCTGGATCTGGTCTTCCAGCCGGTGTCGGCGCTGCGCGACGGCCGCCCGGCCGGGGTCGAGGCGCTGATCCGCTGGCGGCACCCGCAGCTGGGCACCATCGCGCCGGGGGAGCTGCTGCCGATCGCCGCGGCGCTGGGGATCACCGCCGAGCTGGACGAGTGGGTGCTCGACGAGGCGTGCCGCCGTCTCTGTTCATGGACGGTGCGCGACGATTTCTGGCTGTCCGTGAACGTGGGGCCGCGTGAGCTGCTCACCGCCCGTTTCCCGGACCGGGTCGCCACCATCCTGCGGCGCCACGGCCTCCTTCCGGAGCGCCTGGTCGTGGAGGTGGCCGAGACCTGGATCGCCGAGGACGTGCCGGCGATCGTGGCCGCCCTGGCCGGGCTGCGCAAACTCGGTGTCCGGGCCGCGCTGGACGACTTCGGGTCGGGCCAGACGTCGCTGTCGCATCTGCGGCGGCTGCCGGTGGACATGCTGAAGCTGAGCCGGGCGCTGGTCGACCCGTCCTCGGAGGCGGTGGTCGGCGGCGGCCCGGCGGTGCTGGACGTGGTGGTCAGTCTCGGTCGCCGGCTGGGCCTGGACGTGGTGGCCAAGGGTTTGGAGACCGACGAGCAGATCGCCCGGGCGGTGGCGGCCGGCTGCCGGTACGGCCAGGGTTTCGCGCTCGGTTACCCGGGCCCGGCCGAGCGCGTCGAGGCCTACCTGGAGAGCCACCGCGGCTAG
- a CDS encoding PH domain-containing protein yields MGDVSSRPVLRVRKSGAVLVAALIALVGTVPLAGSAWQLTPILLIPLAALVWAWRAGTDVYPDELRVRALFGGSRVPWSRVDELAPDEHGRVSALLDNGNVIRLTGVTSKNLPLVLEAGGHPVTDRDAAGQ; encoded by the coding sequence ATGGGGGATGTGAGCAGTCGTCCCGTCCTCCGCGTCCGTAAGTCCGGCGCCGTGCTGGTCGCCGCGTTGATCGCGCTCGTCGGCACGGTCCCGCTCGCCGGCTCCGCCTGGCAGCTGACCCCGATCCTGCTGATCCCGCTCGCCGCCCTGGTCTGGGCCTGGCGGGCCGGCACCGACGTCTACCCCGACGAGCTGCGGGTGCGCGCCCTCTTCGGCGGCAGCCGGGTGCCCTGGAGCCGGGTCGACGAGCTGGCGCCGGACGAGCACGGCCGGGTCTCCGCCCTGCTCGACAACGGCAACGTCATCCGGCTCACCGGTGTCACCAGCAAGAATCTTCCGCTCGTCCTCGAGGCCGGCGGTCACCCGGTGACCGACCGGGACGCCGCCGGTCAATGA